A part of Bubalus bubalis isolate 160015118507 breed Murrah chromosome 6, NDDB_SH_1, whole genome shotgun sequence genomic DNA contains:
- the SYDE2 gene encoding rho GTPase-activating protein SYDE2 isoform X3 yields MRSAAAPPSPTLAAAELCQVCEEPERASVGHGEPPPPPPPRAQLSGERGSEFSPHRGRAWLLRQRGMTDPLRKTLSRLRGRRGPHATGRLGLRAAAAATVAASSAAEGDAGGTRDAPSGERASGARPNLERPQPSPQAWGPEAGVPGGRPERSGALGPALRGWKEATPPGGGLTRASLYAPPGSEGSGEDEEEDADYYENLPGDFQPASKPDGAEAELWPPPPLAVGSSPGAEGGRLETGRLQTQLREAYYLLIQAMHDLPPDSGARRGDRGWADRGCPAGARAPGQPPSPCGAADRRACPRDWERGGGGRPWQQVSPPRSPPGESGGGRPRTPRMRLSCSRSLDSLQVGAKTPPFQRWPSDSWIWCGTRGEPDEPPPRGGGMHGWSGGSARAAAPSGPRLPRSEDPGRSTGSRGKGDGQEGLPFLRPPAVTVKKLQKWMYKGRLLSLGMKGRARRTPPDGTGAQATASNLGALKMRESQVLSVPPDQRITLTDLFENVCESSMKRNELKDLKDNTGFRGHKPLNSITVSKKRNWLYQSTVRSFNLEEENKKCQDISHLSVSPISLPKQQLSQPFLKSPEEYCTYMVCNATNPSLSRNCSLDFNEENDADDEGEIWYNPIPEDDDFSISNALSFGETDSAVLKFPDVNLRVLSGSNLMKAEQYTEDSLCCSEHTGDVQTTQSHEISPVDSICPAEFVQRYKQRHRYKMQERIIIDDSPMLKSPFSGPGSVAATNKTDLGVMEPSSPSPSPVKKGSSMNWSFPDKIKSPRTVRKLSMKMKKLPELSRKLSVKGTLNYVNSPDNTPSLSKCDCQEIHHAVILPSGNTTTAAKRNVISRYHLDTSVSSQPSYQKKTSVSSKYSCKGGYLSDGDSPELIAKSSKYGFENKFAKGKDIIPNSSSKNELDIDAFRHYSFSDQPKCSQYISGLMSVHFYGAEDLKPPRIDSKDVFCAIQVDSVNKARTALLTCRTTFLDMDHTFNIEIENAQHLKLVVFSWEPTPRKNRVCCHGTVVLPTLFRVTKTHQLAVKLEPRGLIYVKVTLLEQWENSLHGLDISREPVVFGVDIQKVVEKENIGLMVPLLIQKCIMEIEKRGCQVVGLYRLCGSAAVKKELREAFERDSKAVGLCESQYPDINVITAKFSSVEYYDKPSLSIIWLPNDQTCLIYTPHLILPTLGLF; encoded by the exons ATGCGCTCTGCGGCGGCGccgccctcccccacccttgCCGCGGCAGAGTTATGCCAAGTATGTGAGGAGCCCGAGAGGGCCAGCGTCGGTCATggggagccgccgccgccgccgcctccgcgaGCGCAGCTTTCTGGCGAGCGGGGTTCCGAGTTCTCCCCGCACCGGGGGCGAGCCTGGCTGCTGAGGCAGAGAGGGATGACGGACCCTCTGAGGAAAACGCTGTCCAGGCTCCGGGGGAGACGGGGTCCCCACGCCACCGGACGGCTCGGACTCCGGGCGGCCGCAGCAGCCACCGTGGCGGCCTCTTCGGCTGCCGAGGGAGACGCGGGTGGTACCCGGGACGCCCCCTCAGGCGAGCGTGCCAGCGGAGCTCGGCCGAACCTGGAGCGGCCCCAGCCGTCGCCTCAGGCGTGGGGTCCTGAGGCGGGGGTCCCGGGAGGGCGGCCGGAGAGGTCGGGGGCGCTCGGGCCTGCGCTGCGCGGCTGGAAGGAGGCCACCCCCCCGGGCGGCGGGCTCACTCGTGCCTCTCTGTACGCCCCGCCGGGCTCCGAGGGCAGCGGAGAGGACGAGGAGGAAGACGCCGACTACTACGAGAACCTGCCGGGAGACTTCCAGCCTGCATCCAAGCCTGATGGGGCGGAGGCGGAGCTGTGGCCCCCGCCTCCCCTGGCCGTGGGCTCCTCCCCGGGGGCGGAGGGCGGCCgcctggagacaggcaggctgcAGACCCAGTTGCGAGAGGCCTATTATTTGCTGATCCAGGCCATGCACGACCTGCCCCCTGACTCCGGCGCGCGGCGGGGCGACCGGGGCTGGGCAGATCGCGGTTGCCCTGCGGGAGCCCGGGCTCCGGGCCAGCCGCCTTCCCCCTGCGGCGCGGCGGACCGCCGAGCCTGCCCCCGAGACTGGGAGCGCGGAGGCGGCGGCCGCCCTTGGCAGCAGGTGTCCCCGCCCCGGTCGCCTCCTGGGGAGTCGGGGGGAGGCCGCCCACGGACTCCTCGGATGCGGCTGTCCTGCAGCAGAAGTCTCGACAGCCTCCAGGTGGGTGCCAAAACGCCTCCCTTCCAGCGGTGGCCGAGCGACAGCTGGATCTGGTGCGGTACGCGCGGGGAGCCAGACGAGCCGCCGCCACGTGGAGGCGGGATGCACGGCTGGAGCGGAGGCAGCGCCCGGGCCGCGGCGCCCTCGGGGCCCCGGCTTCCCAGATCCGAGGACCCTGGCCGCTCCACGGGAAGCCGCGGCAAAGGGGACGGCCAGGAGGGGCTCCCCTTCCTCAGGCCGCCCGCGGTGACAGTCAAGAAGCTGCAGAAGTGGATGTATAAAGGACGTCTGCTGTCCTTGGGAATGAAGGGTCGGGCCCGTAGGACACCCCCCGATGGCACGGGTGCTCAGGCAACCGCTTCAAATCTGGGCGCTTTGAAAATGCGGGAAAGCCAGGTCCTGTCGGTGCCTCCAGACCAAAGAATTACGCTGACAG atttatttgaaaatgtctgTGAGTCTTCAATGAAGAGAAATGAACTTAAGGATCTGAAGGATAATACTGGCTTCAGGGGTCATAAGCCACTTAACAGCATCACTGTGTCAAAGAAACGCAATTGGCTATATCAAAGTACTGTGAGATCTTTTaatttggaagaagaaaataagaaatgccaAGATATAAGTCATTTATCTGTTTCACCCATTTCTCTACCTAAACAGCAGTTGTCACAACCTTTTCTCAAATCACCTGAAGAATATTGTACGTATATGGTGTGTAATGCTACAAATCCTTCATTATCAAGAAACTGTTCATTAGACTTTAATGAGGAAAATGATGCAGATGATGAAGGAGAAATATGGTACAACCCCATTCCTGAGGATGATGACTTCAGTATTTCAAATGCCTTGAGTTTTGGTGAGACAGACTCTGCGGTTCTGAAGTTTCCTGATGTCAATTTGAGAGTGTTATCTGGCAGTAACCTAATGAAAGCAGAGCAGTACACTGAAGACTCGCTGTGCTGTTCGGAACACACAGGCGATGTTCAGACCACACAGTCACACGAGATAAGTCCTGTAGATTCCATCTGTCCCGCAGAGTTTGTGCAGCGGTACAAGCAAAGGCATAGATACAAGATGCAAGAACGTATAATTATAGATGACAGTCCCATGTTGAAATCTCCTTTTTCAG gtcCTGGGAGTGTAGCTGCTACAAACAAGACTGATTTGGGAGTTATGGAACCATCTTCACCAAGCCCTAGCCCTGTGAAAAAAGGCAGTTCAATGAATTGGTCTTTCCCGGATAAAATAAAGTCTCCACGAACCGTGAGGAAACtttccatgaaaatgaaaaagttgccAGAACTTAGCCGAAAACTGAGTGTTAAAGGAACCTTGAATTATGTAAACAGTCCAGACAATACTCCTTCTTTGTCTAAATGTGACTGTCAAGAGATTCATCATGCTGTTATTCTACCTTCTGGGAATACAACCACAGCTGCTAAGAGGAATGTGATAAGTCGGTACCATCTTGATACCAGTGTGTCTTCTCAGCCCAGCTATCAGAAGAAAACCTCCGTGAGTTCTAAGTATTCCTGCAAAGGTGGTTACCTCAGTGATGGAGATTCACCTGAACTGATAGCCAAATCTAGCAAATATGGATTCGAAAACAAATTTGCAAAAGGAAAAGACATAATTCCaaatagcagcagcaagaatgaaCTAGACATTGATGCTTTTAGACATTACAGCTTTTCTGATCAACCTAAGTGTTCACAGTACATATCTGGGCTCATGAGTGTGCACTTCTATGGTGCTGAGGATTTAAAACCACCTCGGATAGACTCAAAAGATGTCTTTTGCGCAATTCAGGTTGATTCAGTGAACAAAGCCAGAACAGCTTTGCTCACATGTCGAACAACGTTTTTAGACATGGATCACACTTTCAACATAGAAATTGAAAATGCACAGCATTTGAAATTAGTAGTGTTTAGTTGGGAACCCACTCCAAGAAAAAACCGAGTGTGTTGTCATGGAACTGTTGTTCTTCCCACCTTATTCCGAGTGACAAAGACACATCAATTGGCTGTCAAACTTGAACCTAGAGGTCTTATTTACGTGAAAGTGACTCTTTTGGAACAGTGGGAGAATTCACTTCATGGGCTAGATATAAGTCGAGAACCAGTAGTATTTGGTGTTGATATTCAAAAAGttgtagagaaagaaaatataggcTTGATGGTACCACTCCTGATTCAGAAATGTATTATGGAAATTGAAAAGAGAGGCTGTCAG gtaGTAGGCCTATACCGATTATGTGGCTCGGCAGCAGTCAAGAAAGAACTTCGAGAGGCTTTTGAGAGGGATAGCAAAGCTGTTGGTCTGTGTGAAAGCCAATACCCAGATATAAATGTAATAACAG cAAAATTTTCAAGCGTAGAATACTATGATAAACCTTCTTTGTCCATCATCTGGCTTCCTAATGACCAAACCTGTCTCATTTATACCCCTCATTTGATTCTCCCCACACTTGGACTATTTTGA